The genomic window GCATTTTGGTGTATCCATATTTTTTAATTGCATCCATGTGGCTTTTTGTGCCATAACCATAATTACTTTCTCAATTAAATTCCGGATATTTTTTTGAGTTTTCAATCATGAAGTTATCTCTAGAAACTTTGGCTAAAATACTTGCCGCTGCAATTGTAATTGATTTGCTATCACCTTTAACTAAATTTATTTCTTTAGTTTTATCGGTAGCTAAATTAACTTTTTCAAAATCGGTTAAAATTAAATCTACCTCATCTAAAAAAGGTTTAATAGCTTCCCTCATACCGATTATCGATGCTTGTTTTGGATTTCATTCTTCAACTTTTTCTACATCGATAAAAACTATTTTGTAATATAAACAATCATTAATTATTTGTTGAAAAAGTATTTCTCGTTTGCTTTTAGTTATTTTTTTAGAGTCATTTATTTGACTATTAGAATAATTTTTAGGAAATATTACACTCGCTACAACAAGCGGACCAGCAATACAGCCCCTTCCAACTTCATCTACACCTATTATTGAGTTAAATTCATTTCATAATTCTGTTTCAATTTTATTCATT from Mycoplasma anserisalpingitidis includes these protein-coding regions:
- a CDS encoding ribonuclease HII, with protein sequence MNKIETELWNEFNSIIGVDEVGRGCIAGPLVVASVIFPKNYSNSQINDSKKITKSKREILFQQIINDCLYYKIVFIDVEKVEEWNPKQASIIGMREAIKPFLDEVDLILTDFEKVNLATDKTKEINLVKGDSKSITIAAASILAKVSRDNFMIENSKKYPEFNWESNYGYGTKSHMDAIKKYGYTKMHRKTFEPIKSMIKENIITKYNS